A single window of Debaryomyces hansenii CBS767 chromosome F complete sequence DNA harbors:
- a CDS encoding DEHA2F23760p (highly similar to uniprot|P27999 Saccharomyces cerevisiae YGL070C RPB9 RNA polymerase II subunit B12.6) has translation MASFRFCAECNNMLYPKEDKDNARLLYSCRNCDYTELAENPKVYRHELITNIGETAGVVQDIGSDPTLPRSSKECPDCGNKDSVFFQSQQRRKDTSMILFYVCLECKKVFRA, from the coding sequence ATGGCTTCATTCAGATTTTGCGCCGAGTGCAATAATATGTTGTATCCAAAAGAGGATAAAGATAATGCTAGACTTTTGTATTCCTGCCGTAATTGTGATTATACAGAGTTGGCCGAGAATCCTAAGGTGTACAGACATGAATTGATAACAAACATCGGGGAAACGGCTGGTGTTGTGCAAGATATTGGTAGCGATCCAACTTTACCTAGATCTTCTAAGGAATGCCCAGATTGTGGTAATAAGGACAGTGTTTTTTTCCAATCTCAACAGAGAAGGAAAGATACGTCGATGATTTTGTTCTATGTTTGTTTGGAGTGTAAGAAGGTATTCAGAGCGTGA
- a CDS encoding DEHA2F23716p (no similarity), with amino-acid sequence MDRKRPQAYDKLSKGYENHAVNKLQSNGALQNNSPDIGHTNNSRRSLYQEKGRQNIKKSLKILLALEESIDSSTKLNQFQKAQMNNMLLSVQSLVQSLSIQYSDVEMPDYAYRKLTTLVESVENLIYSIIGDNNIDETKIGIFQDRITNLSPSISSRSIGGNYEEELIERTNNFHINGSYSSTYYDNGISKKSDDEDSEFDDEEVSHLNDPFSNDPADRYRESYRTPSGMNNGIRPPRSSQFDDIVNPTSSFITPTRSTMQNSKGRIEHGSLNPGQSEARYKKSHTPFNRGGFSSRVRDPSLYNGKRSSISQDVTRTFNQFPTRYQAAHETSHIFS; translated from the coding sequence ATGGATAGAAAGCGGCCCCAAGCTTATGATAAGCTATCCAAAGGCTATGAGAATCATGCTGTCAATAAACTTCAATCAAATGGAGCTTTGCAGAATAATTCACCAGATATAGGACACACAAACAACAGCAGACGATCTTTATACCAGGAAAAGGGAAGACAGAATATTaagaaatcattgaaaattttattagcATTAGAGGAGAGCATTGATAGTTCTACCAAGTTGAATCAATTCCAGAAAGCGCAGATGAACAATATGTTATTATCGGTCCAAAGTTTAGTTCAGTCTTTATCTATACAATACTCTGATGTTGAAATGCCAGATTATGCATACCGAAAATTAACTACGTTGGTTGAAAGTGTTGAGAACCTAATTTACAGTATCATAGGTGATAATAACATAGACGAAACCAAAATTGGGATTTTCCAAGATAGAATCACAAATTTATCACCTTCAATATCGAGTAGATCAATAGGAGGAAATTACGAAGAAGAGTTAATAGAAAGAACTAACAATTTCCATATTAACGGATCATATAGTAGTACTTATTACGACAACGGTATTCTGAAGAaaagtgatgatgaagacagcgaatttgatgatgaagaagttaGCCATCTTAACGATCCATTCTCTAATGATCCCGCAGACAGATACAGAGAATCATATAGAACGCCCTCGGGTATGAATAATGGAATAAGACCCCCCAGGTCATCACAGTTCGATGACATTGTTAATCCAACGTCTTCATTCATAACCCCTACAAGATCAACTATGCAAAATTCTAAAGGGCGTATTGAACATGGATCACTCAACCCTGGCCAATCTGAAGCCAGATATAAAAAGTCTCATACGCCTTTCAACCGTGGGGGATTCAGTAGTAGAGTAAGGGATCCAAGCTTGTATAATGGTAAAAGACTGCTGATATCTCAGGACGTGACTCGTACTTTCAACCAATTTCCTACAAGATACCAAGCTGCACACGAAACGAGTCATATCTTCTCATAA
- a CDS encoding putative mitochondrial 54S ribosomal protein MNP1 (similar to uniprot|P53163 Saccharomyces cerevisiae YGL068W MNP1 Protein associated with the mitochondrial nucleoid) — protein sequence MSLLRHSVRPALRLVSKRAAPMAVRFNSSVPVEEKKAVDPKISTIVDQISTLTLLETSALVTELKERLNIPDISFPAAGGAPAAPAAPVEEEVQEEVEEKTIFSIKLESFDAKSKPKIIKEVKGLLGLSLVESKKFVEAAPKVLKENVAKEDAEKIKAALEGLGAKVALE from the coding sequence ATGTCTTTATTACGTCACAGTGTCAGACCAGCCTTGAGATTGGTTTCCAAGAGAGCTGCACCAATGGCTGTTCGTTTCAACTCGAGCGTACCAGttgaagagaagaaagcaGTTGATCCAAAAATCTCAACCATCGTTGACCAAATTTCTACTTTGACCTTGTTGGAAACTTCAGCATTGGTCACTGAATTAAAGGAGAGATTAAACATCCCAGACATCTCATTCCCTGCTGCTGGTGGTGCACCTGCTGCTCCTGCTGCTCCAGTAGAGGAAGAAGtccaagaagaagttgaagaaaagaCCATTTTCTCCATTAAGTTGGAATCTTTCGACGCTAAGTCCAAACCAAAGATCATTAAGGAAGTCAAGGGTTTATTAGGATTATCGTTAGTCGAATCCAAGAAATTCGTCGAAGCAGCACCAAAAGTGTTGAAGGAGAACGTCGCCAAGGAAGATGCTGAAAAGATCAAGGCTGCTTTGGAAGGTTTAGGTGCCAAGGTTGCCTTAGAGTAA
- a CDS encoding DEHA2F23694p (similar to CA1878|IPF10298 Candida albicans IPF10298) — translation MTVSINLQHSLSDLGLDSQRFTNKDDIKPWLQNYLLHKKGIHVVIARSDANKIVFRCKSDKSKETAEKLSLGSRRQISCPFKIRANYSIRNHVWTLVVMNENHDHELDNFGLMQQSKLAYLFNHHKTNESGLLSSGSDDSTSAALTNPSKSNTSSDVFSSFIPSSTEMVSPNEAHDNHNLASSIDELKDTVTSKDNSDSEKMLDTYEEQKSKKRKVPKGHNVKRRKTKRETISVHDEDQESRQDKSSKEVVGDLREQVNLLISNTIINNQNFTDKEKSMMIKSFFSRFIKDYKGIINTVANQQKMVLNNWFNTPNPAQTNLHSHANTNLIPLSPLLNDTDTDYTSATPNNSNNQSIDNLTHLPNMSLGSSLITNVGAACNSTGPSNSNANNNYNNFIVPPQMQLSQIQNQNQQLPSFNTIQNQLPLSPNSLANNSTASLFVNNFNTNLNSNTSSLIPPINNSNTNTTLNPSHLLKSSNKNNVFNNNMNSTASSNLLSRNEFKQNSSLNPINNNIASSNTISLNTNQNSGSISNSNTSNNYTVNYGGLSSPNNNIINPNIQNNSTNGAFYNKEMQSGNTSNNPQNSTTSNTSGALNHIASLNDNGW, via the coding sequence ATGACTgtctcaattaatttacaGCATTCATTAAGTGACCTAGGTCTCGATTCACAACGATTTACAAACAAGGATGATATAAAACCTTGGTTACAAAACTATCTATTGCATAAGAAAGGAATCCATGTTGTAATTGCAAGATCAGATGCAAATAAGATTGTATTTAGATGTAAGTCAGATAAGAGCAAAGAGACAGCAGAGAAATTAAGTTTAGGTTCTAGACGCCAAATCTCATGCCCATTCAAGATACGAGCTAACTACTCTATAAGAAACCATGTGTGGACTTTGGTTGTTATGAATGAAAATCATGATCATGAATTAGATAATTTTGGTTTAATGCAGCAAAGTAAGCTTGCGTATTTGTTTAACCACCATAAAACTAATGAATCCGGACTCCTTTCACTGGGATCCGATGATTCTACATCTGCAGCATTAACAAATCCTTCGAAAAGTAATACATCTTCGGACGTATTCAGCTCATTTATTCCATCATCAACGGAAATGGTTTCACCAAATGAAGCACATGATAACCATAACCTAGCTCTGTCGATTGATGAGTTGAAGGATACGGTCACGTCTAAAGATAATAGCGATAGTGAAAAAATGCTTGACACCTATGAGGAACAAAAAAGTAAGAAGAGGAAAGTACCTAAAGGACATAATGTTAAAAGGAGAAAGACTAAAAGAGAGACTATCTCAGTCCATGATGAAGACCAAGAATCCCGACAAGATAAATCGAGCAAAGAGGTAGTCGGTGATCTTAGAGAGCAagttaatttattaatttcgaACACAATTATTAACAACCAAAACTTCACCGATAAGGAAAAGTCAATGATGATTAAATCGTTTTTTTCACGCTTTATAAAAGACTATAAAGGTATTATCAATACCGTAgcaaatcaacaaaaaatgGTACTCAACAATTGGTTTAACACCCCTAATCCTGCTCAAACTAACTTACATTCCCATGCAAACACTAATTTAATTCCACTATCTCCCTTATTAAACGATACAGATACAGATTATACAAGTGCTACCCCAAATAATAGCAATAACCAGTCGATAGATAATTTGACACATCTTCCAAATATGTCGTTGGGATCATCTCTAATAACAAATGTTGGAGCTGCATGTAATAGTACAGGTCCATCAAATTCCAATGCAAACAATAATTATaacaattttattgttcCGCCGCAAATGCAGTTGCTGCAAattcaaaaccaaaatcaacaattacCTTCATTCAACACTATTCAGAACCAGCTTCCGCTTTCACCTAATTCGCTAGCAAATAACTCCACCGCTTCATTGTTtgtgaataatttcaatacgAACTTAAATTCAAACACGTCATCATTAATCCCACCTATAAACAATTCCAATACCAATACAACCCTCAACCCGTCCCACCTATTAAAGTCATCCAATAAGaataatgtattcaataataacatGAACCTGACAGCATCTAGTAACTTACTTAGTCGAAACGAATTCAAACAAAACAGTTCATTAAACCCAATTAACAATAACATAGCCCTGTCAAACACAATAAGCTTAAATACAAATCAAAATTCTGGCTCAATATCTAACTCCAATACACTGAATAATTATACTGTTAATTATGGTGGTTTATCATCgccaaataataatatcattaacCCAAATATCCAGAATAATTCGACCAACGGAGCATTTTATAACAAAGAAATGCAATCTGGAAATACAAGTAACAATCCACAAAATTCTACAACATCGAATACTTCTGGTGCTCTTAATCATATTGCAAGCTTGAATGATAATGGATGGTAG
- a CDS encoding DEHA2F23782p (highly similar to uniprot|Q9HEW0 Candida albicans cAMP- dependent protein kinase catalytic subunit): MPSSNLLRKLHIGKSNNNAKNNTTSEITVNSLGNIESMDQYNQYQSPQSQPQQLNPLPGQAQGFSSDQTQNLATGQQLTAEQQRVDDAIKRSLLPERSTVSKGKYSLADFRILRTLGTGSFGRVHLVRSAHNGRYYAIKVLKKQQVVKMKQVEHTNDERRMLKLVEHPFLIRMWGTFQDSRNLFMVMDYIEGGELFSLLRKSQRFPNPVAKFYAAEVTLAVEYLHSHDIIYRDLKPENILLDRNGHIKITDFGFAKEVSTVTWTLCGTPDYIAPEVITTKPYNKSVDWWSLGVLIFEMLAGYTPFYDSTPMKTYEKILSGKIHFPSFMGPDVIDLLSKLITADLTRRLGNLMNGPSDIRNHPWFSEVVWEKLLAKDIETPYEPPITAGVGDSSLFDHYPEEKLDYGTVGEDPYAQYFLEF; this comes from the coding sequence ATGCCATCTTCTAACTTATTGAGAAAGCTTCATATCGGTAAAAGTAACAACAACGCTAAAAACAATACAACATCGGAAATAACAGTAAATTCGCTAGGtaatattgaatcaatGGATCAATACAATCAATACCAATCTCCACAATCGCAACCGCAGCAACTTAATCCATTGCCAGGTCAGGCGCAAGGATTCAGCCTGGATCAGACACAAAATTTGGCTACTGGACAGCAATTGACTGCCGAACAACAACGTGTTGATGATGCTATCAAACGTTCTTTGTTACCCGAACGGTCGACTGTTTCTAAGGGCAAATATTCTTTAGCTGACTTTAGAATATTGAGAACTTTAGGGACTGGTTCGTTTGGTAGAGTTCATTTGGTACGCTCAGCCCACAATGGTCGTTACTATGCAATAAAGGTGTTGAAGAAGCAACAGGTGGTAAAAATGAAACAAGTCGAACACACAAACGACGAACGGAGAATGTTAAAGTTGGTCGAACACCCATTTTTAATTAGGATGTGGGGTACTTTCCAAGATTCGAGGAATTTGTTCATGGTAATGGATTATATTGAAGGTGGTGAATTATTCAGCTTGTTAAGAAAATCACAGAGATTCCCAAATCCTGTAGCAAAATTTTATGCCGCTGAAGTTACTTTAGCTGTTGAATATTTACATAGCCATGATATCATATACCGTGATTTGAAACCtgaaaatattcttttggATAGAAACGGGCATATTAAAATTACAGATTTTGGTTTCGCAAAAGAAGTCAGCACTGTTACCTGGACATTATGTGGTACTCCTGATTATATTGCTCCTGAAGTTATTACGACCAAGCCATACAATAAGTCTGTCGACTGGTGGTCTTTGGGTGttcttatttttgaaatgttAGCTGGTTATACTCCATTTTATGATTCAACTCCAATGAAAACATACGAGAAAATCTTATCTGGTAAGATTCATTTTCCAAGCTTCATGGGACCTGATGTCATTGACTTATTATCGAAATTGATCACTGCCGATTTAACCAGAAGATTGGGGAATTTAATGAATGGACCATCAGACATCAGAAACCACCCATGGTTCCTGGAAGTTGTATGGGAAAAATTATTAGCTAAGGATATTGAAACGCCATATGAACCACCTATTACTGCAGGAGTTGGTGATTCTTCGTTGTTCGATCATTACCCAGAAGAGAAATTAGATTACGGAACAGTCGGTGAGGATCCTTATGCACAATATTTCCTtgaattctaa
- a CDS encoding DEHA2F23672p (similar to CA0256|IPF10309 Candida albicans IPF10309), which produces MSEDTKVFNSLPGVILSDLADSTLIIPSISIGNIPQLANDLLIHTLNFNKIGSLTDTYLYPFASPIDTSNDVGQKKGISTAVEVYHNKNLKLTIIQQRSPIIPSFTKTYVNEVILPFIKEAKVKRFLILDSSDAGLVENLSPGTIDFYSNEDLLNKSLETLNIGQVDAMQLGKGNDHSSYIRSLITYLHTGDLSSDFEVNVLVSYVYEGDNFYDGEHLANKTIEALGVSPVKNWIRPRSWLGVYGDRQVPNAMEEGLFG; this is translated from the coding sequence ATGAGTGAAGATACTAAagtattcaattctttgcCTGGTGTGATCTTATCTGACTTAGCTGATTCAACGCTAATAATTCCGTCTATTTCGATAGGTAATATCCCGCAATTGGCAAATGATCTCTTGATCCATACATTaaacttcaataaaattggaAGCCTTACCGATACTTATTTATACCCGTTTGCATCCCCAATTGATACTCTGAATGATGTTGGACAAAAGAAAGGAATTTCTACTGCTGTAGAAGTTTATCACAATAAGAACTTaaaattaacaataattcaacaaagATCACCAATTATTCCCAGCTTTACAAAGACATATGTAAATGAAGTTATTCTTCCTTTTATAAAGGAAGCAAAAGTGAAGAGGTTTTTAATATTAGATTCTTCGGATGCTGGTTTAGTAGAAAATTTGTCTCCAGGAACAATTGATTTCTATTCAAATGAGGACTTATTGAATAAGTCTCTTGAAACGTTGAATATAGGTCAGGTTGATGCAATGCAATTAGGCAAAGGTAATGATCACTCGAGCTATATACGTTCTTTAATTACTTATTTACATACTGGTGATTTGTCTTCCGATTTTGAGGTAAATGTTCTTGTTTCATATGTTTACGAAGGTGATAACTTTTACGATGGAGAGCACTTAGCCAATAAAACTATTGAAGCATTGGGCGTATCACCAGTTAAGAATTGGATAAGACCAAGAAGCTGGTTAGGCGTCTACGGTGATAGGCAGGTACCTAATGCGATGGAGGAGGGTTTATTTGGTTAA